One Nicotiana sylvestris chromosome 12, ASM39365v2, whole genome shotgun sequence genomic window carries:
- the LOC104232781 gene encoding transmembrane 9 superfamily member 9-like, which produces MGRAARRSLLICAISLLLTFHNAFSFYLPGVAPEDFQKGDPLSVKVNKLTSTKTQLPYSFYSVPFCRPKNIVDSRENLGEVLRGDRIENSPYTFKMREPEMCHVVCRLVLDDKTAKEFKEKIEDEYRVNMILDNLPLVVPVRRLEQEAPPAYQQGVYIGVKGQYAGSKDEKHFIHNHLTFTVKYHKDLQTDSARIVGFEVMPFSVKHEYDGKWTENTRLTTCDPHAKRTVSNSNSPQEVETNQEIIFTYDVEFQESDVKWASRWDAYLLMADDQIHWFSIVNSLMIVLFLSGMVAMIMLRTLYRDISKYNELETQEEAQEETGWKLVHADVFRPPSNSDLLCVYVGTGVQFVGMMVVTMMFAVLGFLSPSNRGGLMTAMLLLWVFMGLFAGYSASRLYKLFKGTEWKRIALRTAFLFPATVFAIFFVLNALIWGQKSSGAVPFGTMFALVFLWFGISVPLVFVGSYVGFRKPAIEDPVKTNKIPRQIPEQAWYMNPIFSVLIGGILPFGAVFIELFFILTSIWLNQFYYLFGFLFIVFVILIVTCAEITIVLCYFQLCSEDYLWWWRSYLTSGSSALYLFLYATFYFFTKLDITKPVSGILYFGYMLIASYAFFVLTGTIGFYACFWFTRLIYSSVKID; this is translated from the exons ATGGGAAGAGCAGCTCGTAGATCTCTTCTGATTTGCGCCATTTCTCTTCTTCTTACCTTCCACAATGCTTTCTCTTTCTATCTCCCCGGTGTCGCTCCTGAAGATTTCCAAAAG GGAGATCCTCTGTCTGTGAAAGTGAACAAGCTGACTTCTACAAAGACTCAGCTTCCTTACTCGTTCTACTCTGTTCCTTTCTGTCGTCCAAAAAATATAGTGGATAGCAGAGAAAATCTTGGAGAAGTGCTTCGTGGTGATCGAATTGAGAACTCCCCTTATACG TTCAAAATGAGGGAACCAGAGATGTGCCATGTTGTTTGTAGGCTTGTACTTGATGACAAGACTGCTAAGGAATTTAAAGAAAAAATTGAAGATGAATATCGTGTCAACAT GATCCTAGATAATCTGCCTTTAGTTGTTCCAGTTCGGAGGTTAGAGCAAGAAGCCCCTCCTGCCTATCAACAGGGAGTTTATATCGGTGTAAAAGGACAATATGCTGGG AGCAAGGATGAGAAGCATTTCATCCATAACCACTTGACATTCACTGTTAAGTACCATAAAGATTTGCAGACAGATTCAGCCAGAATTGTGGGATTTGAAGTCATGCCATTCAG TGTTAAGCATGAATATGATGGAAAATGGACTGAAAATACTCGTTTAACAACATGTGATCCACATGCAAAGCGGACTGTATCTAATTCAAATTCTCCTCAAGAGGTTGAGACTAACCAAGAAATCATATTTACATATGATGTTGAATTCCAG GAGAGTGATGTCAAGTGGGCGTCGAGATGGGACGCCTATCTTCTGATGGCTGATGATCAGATCCATTGGTTCTCGATAGTAAATTCTTTAATGATTGTGCTTTTCCTATCAGGCATGGTGGCGATGATAATGCTGAGAACACTTTATCGCGATATTTCCAAGTACAATGAACTGGAGACCCAGGAGGAGGCACAAGAAGAAACTGGATGGAAACTAGTCCACGCAGATGTTTTCAGGCCTCCAAGTAACTCAGATTTGCTTTGTGTCTATGTTGGAACTGGTGTACAGTTTGTCGGTATGATGGTGGTGACCATGATGTTTGCTGTCCTTGGGTTCCTCTCCCCTTCGAATCGGGGTGGGCTAATGACCGCTATGCTCTTGCTCTGGGTTTTCATGGGACTCTTTGCGGGCTACTCTGCTTCCCGTCTCTATAAGTTATTTAAAGGTACAGAATGGAAGAGAATTGCTCTCAGGACAGCTTTTCTGTTTCCAGCTACTGTCTTTGCCATCTTCTTCGTTCTAAATGCACTCATCTGGGGTCAAAAATCATCTGGGGCTGTGCCATTCGGAACAATGTTTGCGTTGGTGTTCTTATGGTTCGGAATTTCAGTCCCTCTTGTGTTTGTGGGCAGTTATGTTGGTTTTAGAAAGCCAGCCATTGAGGATCCTGTGAAGACGAATAAAATACCCAGGCAGATCCCGGAGCAGGCTTGGTACATGAACCCCATCTTCTCAGTCCTAATCGGAGGCATACTTCCATTTGGAGCTGTTTTCATTGAGCTCTTTTTCATTCTTACCTCAATCTGGCTGAACCAATTTTACTACCTCTTCGGCTTCCTCTTCATCGTGTTTGTCATTTTGATTGTCACCTGTGCCGAGATAACTATCGTACTATGCTATTTCCAGTTATGCAGCGAGGACTACTTGTGGTGGTGGAGATCCTACCTGACATCAGGCTCGTCCGCACTTTACCTCTTCCTTTATGCTACCTTCTACTTCTTCACTAAGCTTGACATCACTAAGCCTGTTTCTGGGATCTTGTACTTTGGTTACATGTTGATTGCTTCATATGCATTTTTCGTTCTGACCGGTACCATCGGTTTCTATGCATGCTTCTGGTTCACAAGACTTATTTACTCGTCTGTGAAGATCGACTGA